The following are from one region of the Salvia hispanica cultivar TCC Black 2014 chromosome 1, UniMelb_Shisp_WGS_1.0, whole genome shotgun sequence genome:
- the LOC125188951 gene encoding aspartic proteinase CDR1-like, whose amino-acid sequence MPSINIFFLIFTLFFLRRPTSSSAFTLKLVHRDFPESPLYQPNLTTAQRFLKHAEISLARASLFENHVHAEIRLPAKLDPIFTADLYIGTPAVKSTLVFDTGSGVTWMQCKPCTRCFRQNNPVFEPKKSSTYKPISKSHPLSKSFDCSFFGSGCSYSINYYSGQFSKGPVATETFTFDSSLKRPASVANLVFGCGTSNGGPYPLRVNGILGMDKKPTSLPRQLGASIKYRFSYCLSPTAVSYVRFGDEAVIRTTNWGRMPIIETANKRSASNYALPLIDMSINGRRLGARFPEGIYIDSGSSMSLLETSVFIVVKNSLISYFARFRDVKRYTGPMLSDLYVCFQYAGAQPSLPAMGFHFNGADMVVPPQNLFFFAHGNVFCLKALESKTISILGAFQQRNFRFVFDLQQKMLSFAPEDCSKDFQ is encoded by the coding sequence ATGCCTTCAATCAacatcttcttcctcatctTCACCCTCTTCTTCCTCCGACGCCCGACGTCCTCGTCGGCCTTCACCCTGAAGCTCGTCCACCGCGACTTCCCGGAATCCCCTCTATACCAACCGAACCTCACAACCGCGCAACGCTTCCTCAAACACGCCGAGATCTCCCTCGCCCGCGCCTCCCTTTTCGAGAACCACGTCCACGCCGAGATCCGCCTCCCGGCAAAGCTCGACCCCATCTTCACCGCGGACCTATACATCGGCACCCCCGCTGTTAAAAGCACCCTCGTCTTCGACACCGGAAGCGGCGTCACGTGGATGCAATGCAAGCCCTGCACCCGCTGCTTCAGGCAGAACAACCCTGTTTTCGAGCCGAAGAAGTCAAGCACCTATAAGCCAATCAGTAAAAGCCACCCTCTTTCCAAAAGCTTCGACTGTTCTTTCTTCGGCAGCGGCTGCAGCTACTCCATCAACTACTACAGCGGCCAGTTCTCAAAAGGCCCGGTCGCCACTGAAACATTCACGTTTGACTCAAGTCTGAAACGTCCCGCATCCGTCGCGAACCTCGTCTTCGGCTGCGGGACATCTAACGGCGGGCCATACCCGCTGCGGGTCAACGGGATACTCGGGATGGACAAGAAACCGACGTCGTTACCCCGACAGCTCGGCGCGTCGATCAAGTACCGATTCTCCTACTGCCTCTCCCCGACCGCGGTCTCGTACGTCCGGTTCGGAGACGAGGCCGTGATCCGGACGACGAATTGGGGGAGGATGCCGATCATCGAGACGGCAAATAAACGGAGTGCCAGTAACTACGCCCTCCCGTTGATCGATATGAGCATCAACGGGAGGAGGCTCGGGGCGAGATTCCCCGAGGGAATCTACATAGATTCCGGATCCTCGATGAGCTTGCTGGAGACGAGTGTGTTTATCGTTGTGAAAAACTCTCTGATTAGTTATTTTGCGAGGTTTCGGGATGTGAAGAGGTATACAGGGCCGATGCTTTCGGACTTGTATGTATGTTTTCAATATGCGGGAGCGCAGCCGAGTTTACCGGCGATGGGGTTTCATTTTAACGGGGCGGATATGGTTGTGCCACCGCAGAATTTGTTCTTCTTCGCGCATGGGAATGTGTTCTGTTTGAAGGCGTTGGAGTCGAAGACTATATCGATTTTGGGGGCTTTTCAACAGAGGAATTTCAGGTTTGTATTTGATTTGCAGCAGAAGATGCTGTCATTTGCTCCTGAGGACTGTTCTAAAGACTTCCAATAG